Proteins from a genomic interval of Trifolium pratense cultivar HEN17-A07 linkage group LG6, ARS_RC_1.1, whole genome shotgun sequence:
- the LOC123892670 gene encoding formyltetrahydrofolate deformylase 1, mitochondrial-like: protein MVVRKASQIFLGLTSNNKIRNISFKSIDSPLPSPSLSHGIHVFHCPDAVGIVAKLSDCIASRGGNILAADVFVPQNKHVFYSRSDFVFDPVKWPRVQMEEDFLKLSQTFNATRSVVRVPALDPKYKIAVLASKQDHCLVDLLHGWQDGRLPVDITCVISNHHRDSNTHVIRFLERHGVPYHCLSTTKENKREGEILELVQNTDFLVLARYMQILSGNFLRSYGNDVINIHHGLLPSFKGGHPSKQAFEAGVKLIGATSHFVTEELDAGPIIEQMVERVSHRDNLQSFVQKSENLEKQCLSKAIKSYCELRVLPYEGKKTVVF, encoded by the exons ATGGTGGTGAGAAAAGCATCCCAAATTTTTTTGGGATTAACCAGCAACAACAAGATCAGAAACATTTCTTTCAAATCCATAGATTCACCGTTACCATCACCATCACTTAGCCATGGAATCCACGTCTTTCATTGCCCT GATGCTGTTGGAATTGTTGCTAAGTTATCTGATTGTATTGCTTCTAGAGGTGGAAACATTTTAGCTGCTGATGTTTTTGTTCCTCAAAATAAACATGTCTTTTACTCAAGAAG tgattttgtttttgatccTGTTAAATGGCCACGGGTGCAGATGGAGGAGGATTTCCTAAAGCTTTCACAAACATTCAATGCAACGAGATCTGTTGTGAGGGTGCCAGCTCTCGATCCGAAATATAAAATAGCTGTCCTGGCATCAAAGCAG GACCACTGCTTGGTTGATTTATTACACGGATGGCAGGACGGAAGACTTCCGGTGGATATCACTTGTGTAATTAG TAACCATCATAGAGATTCAAACACCCACGTGATTCGTTTTCTCGAAAGACATGGTGTTCCATATCATTGTTTAAGCACgaccaaagaaaataaaagagaaggGGAGATATTGGAGCTGGTTCAGAATACTGATTTCTTAGTACTTGCAAGATATATGCAG ATACTATCCGGAAACTTTCTAAGGAGCTATGGGAATGACGTAATTAACATTCACCATGGTCTGTTGCCATCATTCAAGGGTGGTCATCCATCTAAACAG GCCTTTGAGGCAGGTGTTAAACTAATCGGGGCAACAAGTCACTTCGTGACTGAAGAACTTGACGCTGGACCTATAATTGAACAAATG GTTGAGAGAGTTTCACATAGAGATAACTTGCAGAGCTTTGTGCAGAAATCGGAAAACCTCGAGAAACAATGCCTTTCTAAGGCTATCAAATCTTATTGTGAGCTTCGAGTATTGCCTTATGAAGGCAAGAAGACTGTTGTATTTTGA
- the LOC123892717 gene encoding uncharacterized protein YwbO isoform X1 encodes MNCCWLVSESSSDFFLGYRRIMTDTNSAHSEKKLIRVDVSSDTVCPWCFVGKKNLDQAIAKSKDKYNFEIIWHPFQLNPDAPKEGIEKREFYRSKFGSQSDKMEARMTEIFKVVGLAYSLSGLTGNTMDSHRLIYFARQQGLDKQHALVEELGLGYFTQGKYIGDQNFLVEAATKVGIEGAEEFLKNPNNGLKEVEDELNAHSGNITGVPYYVINGNQKLSGAQSREGFLRAFQAATS; translated from the exons ATGAATTGTTGTTGGCTTGTTTCTGAATCAtcatctgatttttttttagg ATACCGCAGGATCATGACTGACACTAATAGTGCTCACTCCGAAAAGAAACTTATCCGAGTTGACGTTAGTTCTGATACTGTATGTCCATGGTGCTTTGTTGGCAAAAAGAATCTAGACCAAGCCATAGCTAAATCTAAGGATAAATACAACTTTGAG ATAATTTGGCATCCCTTTCAACTCAACCCTGATGCCCCTAAAGAAGGCATTGAAAAGAGGGAGTTTTACAGGAGCAAGTTTGGATCCCAATCAGATAAGATGGAAGCTCGGATGACGGAG ATCTTCAAGGTGGTCGGTCTTGCTTATAGTTTGTCCGGACTCAC GGGAAACACTATGGACAGCCACAGACTTATATATTTTGCTAGACAGCAGGGTCTTGATAAGCAACATGCTCTAGTTGAAGAACTTGGTCTTGGTTATTTCACCCAGGGAAAATATATTGGTGACCA GAATTTTCTTGTGGAAGCTGCTACCAAGGTTGGTATAGAAGGCGCAGAAGAGTTTCTTAAGAATCCCAACAATGGGCTGAAGGAg GTGGAGGATGAGCTTAATGCACACTCAGGAAATATTACAGGAGTTCCATATTATGTG ATTAATGGGAATCAGAAGTTAAGTGGTGCACAGTCCCGTGAAGGGTTCTTGAGAGCTTTTCAAGCTGCTACAAGTTGA
- the LOC123892717 gene encoding uncharacterized protein YwbO isoform X2 produces the protein MTDTNSAHSEKKLIRVDVSSDTVCPWCFVGKKNLDQAIAKSKDKYNFEIIWHPFQLNPDAPKEGIEKREFYRSKFGSQSDKMEARMTEIFKVVGLAYSLSGLTGNTMDSHRLIYFARQQGLDKQHALVEELGLGYFTQGKYIGDQNFLVEAATKVGIEGAEEFLKNPNNGLKEVEDELNAHSGNITGVPYYVINGNQKLSGAQSREGFLRAFQAATS, from the exons ATGACTGACACTAATAGTGCTCACTCCGAAAAGAAACTTATCCGAGTTGACGTTAGTTCTGATACTGTATGTCCATGGTGCTTTGTTGGCAAAAAGAATCTAGACCAAGCCATAGCTAAATCTAAGGATAAATACAACTTTGAG ATAATTTGGCATCCCTTTCAACTCAACCCTGATGCCCCTAAAGAAGGCATTGAAAAGAGGGAGTTTTACAGGAGCAAGTTTGGATCCCAATCAGATAAGATGGAAGCTCGGATGACGGAG ATCTTCAAGGTGGTCGGTCTTGCTTATAGTTTGTCCGGACTCAC GGGAAACACTATGGACAGCCACAGACTTATATATTTTGCTAGACAGCAGGGTCTTGATAAGCAACATGCTCTAGTTGAAGAACTTGGTCTTGGTTATTTCACCCAGGGAAAATATATTGGTGACCA GAATTTTCTTGTGGAAGCTGCTACCAAGGTTGGTATAGAAGGCGCAGAAGAGTTTCTTAAGAATCCCAACAATGGGCTGAAGGAg GTGGAGGATGAGCTTAATGCACACTCAGGAAATATTACAGGAGTTCCATATTATGTG ATTAATGGGAATCAGAAGTTAAGTGGTGCACAGTCCCGTGAAGGGTTCTTGAGAGCTTTTCAAGCTGCTACAAGTTGA
- the LOC123890588 gene encoding probable E3 ubiquitin-protein ligase HERC4 yields MDIDAIFGTTKPVAADIPRKSAIYVWGYNQSGQTGRKEEDDQLRIPKQLPPQLFGCPAGLNTRWLDIACGREHTAAIASDGSLFTWGANEFGQLGDGTEVRRKHPKKVKQLESEFVKSVACGAHCSACIAEPRENDGTVSTGRLWVWGQNQGSNLPRLFWGAFEPNTIIKQVSCGAVHVVALSEEGLLQAWGYNEYGQLGRGITCEGLQGARIISSYAKFLDEAPELVKITSVSCGEYHTAAISDKGEVYTWGLGNMGQLGHTSLQYGGKELIPRRVVSLDSIFIKNAACGGVHTCALTQEGALYAWGGGQSGQLGLGPDTGLFSCVANDSRTFFRNIPVLVVPKGVQLVACGHSHTLICMRDGRIHGWGYNSYGQAANEKTTYAWYPSPVDWCVGEVRKLAAGGGHSAVLTDAYSLKELCEFVLADSMTLSNAAKVEDIAYRTGSDALARLCGRLRECMLAGGAHEQDEEKNNKSN; encoded by the exons ATGGATATTGATGCAATTTTTGGGACCACCAAACCCGTGGCTGCGGATATTCCAAGGAAGAGTGCTATTTATGTGTGGGGATATAATCAATCCGGGCAGACAGGTAGGAAAGAGGAAGATGATCAGTTGAGGATTCCAAAACAGCTGCCTCCTCAGCTGTTTGGATGTCCAGCTGGTCTCAATACGCGCTGGTTGGATATTGCCTGTGGTCGCGAGCATACAGCTGCAATAGCCTCCGATGGCTCACTTTTCACTTGGG GGGCTAATGAGTTTGGTCAACTTGGTGATGGAACTGAGGTGCGAAGGAAACATCCAAAGAAAGTCAAACAATTAGAGTCAGAGTTTGTAAAATCTGTAGCCTGTGGTGCACATTGCTCTGCTTGCATTGCAGAACCTCGTGAAAATGATGGTACTGTTTCGACGGGAAGGCTCTGGGTGTGGGGACAAAATCAG GGATCAAATCTTCCTAGATTGTTTTGGGGGGCCTTCGAACCTAACACA ATCATTAAGCAAGTGTCTTGTGGAGCTGTCCATGTGGTTGCTTTGTCTGAGGAAGGCCTACTACAAGCATGGG GCTACAATGAATATGGTCAACTAGGCCGAGGTATTACCTGTGAAGGACTACAGGGAGCTCGCATTATAAGTTCTTATGCTAAATTCCTTGATGAAGCTCCCGAGCTCGTGAAGATTACCAGTGTGTCATGTGGGGAGTACCACACAGCAGCCATTTCTGATAAGGGCGAGGT TTACACATGGGGGCTTGGAAATATGGGCCAGCTTGGACATACTTCACTTCAGTATGGGGGTAAAGAGTTAATTCCGAGGAGGGTGGTTTCCCTCgatagtattttcataaaaaacgCAGCATGCGGTGGTGTACATACATGTGCTTTAACTCAGGAAGGAGCACTTTATGCTTGGGGTGGAGGTCAATCTGGCCAGTTAGGCCTTGGTCCTGACACTGGATTATTCTCATGTGTTGCCAATGACTCTCGGACGTTTTTCCGTAACATTCCAGTTTTAGTTGTTCCAAAAGGCGTGCAACTTGTTGCTTGTGGACATTCCCACACACTTATTTGTATGAGAGATGGCCGAATACACGGATGGGGTTACAATAGTTATGGTCAGGCGGCCAATGAGAAAACTACATATGCTTGGTATCCATCACCAGTTGACTG GTGTGTTGGGGAGGTTCGGAAACTAGCTGCTGGTGGGGGCCATTCAGCTGTGTTGACCGATGCTTATTCATTAAAGGAGTTGTGCGAGTTTGTACTTGCAGATAGTATGACCTTATCTAATGCTGCTAAAGTTGAGGATATTGCATATAGAACTGGATCCGATGCTTTAGCTCGCCTTTGCGGAAGACTCAG AGAGTGCATGCTTGCCGGCGGTGCTCATGAACAAGATGAGGAAAAGAATAATAAATCTAACTAA
- the LOC123892580 gene encoding truncated transcription factor CAULIFLOWER A-like: MGRGRVQLKRIENKTSQQVTFFKRRTGLLKKANEISVLCDAQVALIMFSTKGKLFEYSSAPSMEDILERYERQNHTELTGATNETQGNWSFEYMKLTAKVQVLERNLRNFVGDDLDPLSVKELQSLEQQLDTSLKRIRTRKNQVMNQSISELHKRTRALQEQNSKLAKTKEKEKTVSEHPKRGLETIGLGQCSGTLNLICQPEVPPPPPPPQRLVPSLNLRDALQARRTLEMEETGEAQTVPRTNNSLIPAWMLQHLTN, translated from the exons atgggaAGGGGTAGGGTTCAGCTGAAACGGATCGAGAACAAAACAAGTCAACAAGTGACATTTTTCAAAAGAAGAACTGGACTTCTCAAGAAAGCTAATGAAATTTCTGTTCTTTGTGATGCTCAAGTTGCTTTGATTATGTTCTCTACCAAAGGAAAACTTTTTGAGTATTCATCTGCACCAAg CATGGAAGACATCTTGGAAAGATATGAGAGACAAAACCATACAGAGCTTACTGGAGCTACCAATGAAACACAG GGAAACTGGTCTTTTGAATACATGAAGCTCACTGCTAAAGTTCAAGTCTTGGAGAGGAACTTAAG GAACTTTGTGGGAGATGATCTGGACCCTTTGAGTGTGAAAGAGCTTCAGAGTTTGGAGCAACAGCTTGACACATCACTAAAGCGCATCCGAACAAGAAAG AACCAAGTTATGAATCAATCCATCTCAGAGCTGCATAAAAGG ACAAGGGCATTGCAGGAGCAAAACAGCAAGCTAGCAAAG ACAAAGGAGAAAGAGAAGACAGTGAGTGAACATCCAAAAAGAGGCCTAGAAACAATAGGCTTAGGGCAATGTTCAGGCACTCTCAACTTGATTTGTCAACCAGAggtaccaccaccaccaccaccaccacaaagATTGGTTCCTTCTCTAAATCTCAG GGATGCTTTACAAGCAAGAAGGACATTGGAAATGGAAGAAACAGGTGAAGCTCAAACTGTTCCTAGAACCAATAATAGTCTCATTCCAGCATGGATGCTACAACATCTCACAAATTAG
- the LOC123892581 gene encoding agamous-like MADS-box protein MADS2 isoform X1: MGRGRVELKRIENKINRQVTFAKRRNGLLKKAYELSVLCDAEVALIIFSTRGKLYEFCSTSNMLKTLDRYQKCSYGAVEVSKPAKELEQSSYREYLKLKQRFENLQRTQRNLLGEDLGPLSSKDLEQLERQLDSSLKQVRSTKTQFMLDQLADLQNKEQMLVEANRSLSIKLDEINSRNQYRQSWEAGEQSMQYGAPQNAHSQSFFQQLDCNPTLQIGSDYRYNNVANDQIASTSQAQQQVNGFVPGWML; encoded by the exons GGTCTTCTTAAGAAAGCTTATGAACTTTCTGTTCTTTGTGATGCTGAAGTTGCTCTTATCATCTTCTCTACTCGTGGCAAGCTTTATGAATTTTGTAGCACTTCTAA CATGCTCAAAACTCTTGATAGGTACCAGAAATGCAGTTATGGTGCTGTTGAAGTTAGCAAACCTGCCAAAGAACTTGAG cAGAGTAGCTACCGTGAATACTTGAAGCTGAAACAAAGATTTGAAAATCTTCAAAGAACCCAGAG AAATCTTTTAGGGGAAGACTTGGGCCCATTGAGTTCAAAAGATCTTGAGCAGCTTGAAAGGCAATTGGATTCATCTCTCAAGCAAGTGAGGTCTACAaag ACACAATTCATGCTGGATCAATTAGCTGATCTTCAAAATAAG GAACAGATGTTGGTAGAAGCTAACAGATCCTTGTCAATTAAG TTGGATGAAATCAATTCCAGAAATCAGTACAGACAATCATGGGAAGCCGGTGAACAAAGCATGCAATATGGTGCTCCACAGAATGCTCACTCTCAGAGCTTCTTCCAGCAGTTGGACTGCAATCCCACATTGCAGATTgg TTCTGACTATAGGTACAACAATGTAGCTAATGATCAGATAGCTTCAACAAGTCAAGCTCAACAACAAGTGAATGGATTTGTTCCTGGATGGATGCTTTAA